The Pseudomonas fragi DNA window GCAGGTCACGCGGCACCAGGTGGGCGATCTGCGGGTAGCGTTCGATCACCTGGCACATGATGTCCTGGCCCAGGTACTGGCTGTTGATCGGGTCAACCGGCAGCGAGCTGCGCATGTCGTCAAAACGCTCCAGGAACAGCGCGTGGCTTTCCTCGGGGATCTGCTCAGCGTCACCGACAGCAACCAGGATGCTGCGCAGAATGTCGAGCAACACTAGGTTGTGGTTCAGGTCATTGGTGGCCATTGCGGGTGTCCTCTTGGGCAAAACGGGCGCGAGAGTATAAAGCTCATCGCGCTCGCTGTCCTGCTATCGAATCTTTCCGTCTGTGTGGCTGAGTTCTTCCTTGCTGAAGTCATCCACGTCGATCACCTTGCGCCGTGCCGCTTCGGCAGCGCGCAGGGTTTGAGCTTCGGCCGGTTGCAGGACGCCAGCTTGCAATGCGGCCTCGATGGCCGGTTCGCCCGCAGCTGGTTTGACCTGGCCGCTTTTCAGCGCTTCGTGGAGCTTTTTGTGCAGTGGTCGCGCCTCGGCCAGCAGGTCGCAGGCCTGTTGCAGGGCGCCTACGGCATCGTCTGCCGATTGCGGGCGATAGCAACCGGCAAGTACTGCTTCGAGGGTCGGATCACCCTTGGCGCGGCCCAGTACGGCGGCCACTTCGGCATCCAGCCGGTCGGATGGTCCGGTATGACGACGGCCGAACGGGAACACCACGACCCGTAGCAGGCAGCCCAGGGCACGGTTGGGGAAGTTTTTCAGCAGTTCGTCCAGAGCACGCTCGGCCTGGCCGAGACTTTCTTCCATGGCCCACTTGAACAGCGGGTCAAGGTGCGCAGGTGAGTCCAGGTCGTGATAGCGCTTGAGCGCGGCGCTGGCCAGGTACATATGGCTCAGTACGTCACCCAGGCGCGCCGACAGACGCTCACGGCGTTTGAGTTCGCCACCCAGCAGCATCATGCTCAGGTCGGCCAGCAGGGCAAAGGCTGCGGCCTGACGGTTCAGGGCGCGGAAGTAACCCTGGCTCAAGGCGTTGCCAGGTGCATGCTCGAAACGCCCAAGACCCAGGTTCAGGACGAACGTGCTGGCCATGTTGCTGATCGCAAAACCGATGTGCTTGAGCAGCAGGTCGTCAAACTCGATCAGCGCCTGGTCCTTGTCTTCACGGCTGGCGAGGGCCATTTCCTTGAGGACAAAAGGATGGCAGCGAATGGCGCCCTGGCCGAAGATCATCAGGTTGCGCGACAGGATATTCGCGCCTTCCACGGTGATGAAAATCGGCGCACCCTGCCAGTTGCGGCCCAGGTAGTTGTTGGGCCCCATGATGATGCCCTTGCCGCCATGCACGTCCATTGCGTGGCTGATGCACTCGCGGCCGCGTTCGGTCAGGTGGTACTTGAGAATCGCCGACAGCACCGAGGGTTTTTCCCCCAGATCCACCGCGTTGGCGGTGAGCATGCGCGCGCTGTCCATCAGCCAGGCATTGCCGCCGATACGTGCCAGTGCCTCCTGAATGCCTTCGAAGGCCGCCAGTGGCACATTGAACTGTTCGCGCACCTGAGCATACTGGCCGGTCACCAGGCTGGTGAACTTGGCGGCGCCGGTGCCTACTGCAGGCAAGGAAATCGAACGCCCCACAGACAGGCAGTTCATCAGCATCATCCAGCCCTTGCCGAGCATCTCCTGGCCGCCGATCAGGTAGTCGAGCGGGATAAACACGTCTTTGCCCGAGTTCGGGCCGTTCATAAAGGCTGCGCCCAGTGGCAGGTGGCGACGGCCGATCTCGACGCCGGGGGTGTCGGTGGGGATCAACGCCAGGCTGATGCCCAGGTCTTCGTTGTCACCCAGCAGGTGGTCCGGGTCATGGGCCTTGAACGCCAGCCCCAGCAGGGTGGCGACAGGGCCGAGGGTGATGTAGCGCTTTTCCCAGTTCAGGCGCAGGCCAAGTACTTCTTCGCCTTGCCACTGGCCCTTGCAGATAATCCCGGTATCGGGCATTGCGCCGGCATCGGAGCCGGCCAGCGGCCCGGTCAAGGCAAAGCAGGGGATGTCATCGCCACGGGCCAGGCGGGGCAGATAGTGGTCGCGTTGTTCGTCGGTGCCGTAGTGCAGCAGCAATTCTGCCGGGCCTAGGGAGTTGGGCACCATCACAGTGGAGGCGAGGTCGCCGCTGCGGGTGGCCAGTTTCATCGCGACCTGGGAGTGGGCGTAGGCCGAGAAACCCTTGCCGCCGTAGGCCTTGGGGATGATCAGGGCGAAGAAACCATGTTCCTTGATATGCGCCCAGGCTTGTGGCGGCAAATCCATCGCCTGGCCGATTTCCCAGTCGCTGACCATCGCGCACAGTTCTTCGGTGGGGCCATCGATAAAGGCCTGCTCTTCTTCGGTCAGGTGGACCTTGGGGTAAGCCAGCAGCTGATTCCAGTCGGGGCGGCCACTGAACAGCTGGCCATCCCACCAGACCGTGCCGGCATCGATTGCATCGCGTTCGGTTTGCGACATCGGTGGCAGGGTTTTTTGAAACCAGCTGAACAGTGGCGCAGTGAACAGTTTGCGCCGCAGCTCAGGCAACAGCAGCAGGGCGGTGGGCGCGGCCAGCAGTAGCCAGAGGATTGCCAGCAGCCAGCCGGGGACATGGCCGATGACCCCCATCGCCAGCAGATAAACCGCCGTCACGGCAATGATCGTCAGCGGGGCGATGCGCCGGTGAGCCATATAGGCGAGGCCAACAATCAGAACCAGTATCCACAGCAACAGCATATTCAATCCTCCATGAAACCTAGGGGCAGGCACCCTTGTGAGCTTAGTCGCAACTTTCGCCAAGGGTTACATGGATAGTGACCTTGTGTTGCAGACGGAGTTCGACAACCCGGCGTAGACTGCCCCGGCGTCTATCAATCAGGAGCCAGATCATGCTGAAAGTGTGGGGTCGCAAGAATTCGTCCAACGTGCGCAAGGCGTTGTGGTGTGTTGAAGAGCTGGCGTTGCCGTATAGCCGCGTAGAAGCGGGAGGCGCCTTTGGGGTGGTCAACAGCCCGGAGTATCGGGCGTTGAACCCTAATGGCCAGGTGCCTGTGATTGAAGAGGACGACGGCTTCGTGCTGTGGGAATCAAACACTATCGTGCGTTACCTCACTGCCAGATACGGTTCGGATACGTCCTGGTACCCGACCGATGCCCGTGTACGGGCGCAGGCAGACAAGTGGATGGACTGGACCAGTACCTCCTTTGCCGGGGTGTTTCGCACCGTCTTCTGGGGTGTCTTGCGTACACCTGCCGAGCAGCAGGATTGGGTGGCAATCAATGCTGCGATCAAGGCCAGCGGCGAATTGCTGGCCATTGCCGATCGGGCGCTGGCGGAAAAACCCTACTTGTCCGGTGACGAAATCGGCATGGGTGATATTCCCCTGGGATCCTTTATTTACGCCTGGTTTGAAATGCCCATCGAACGCCCGCCCCTGCCGCATTTGAGTGCCTGGTATGAGCGCCTGAAGCAGCGTCCGGCTTACCGAAATGC harbors:
- a CDS encoding glutathione S-transferase, whose amino-acid sequence is MLKVWGRKNSSNVRKALWCVEELALPYSRVEAGGAFGVVNSPEYRALNPNGQVPVIEEDDGFVLWESNTIVRYLTARYGSDTSWYPTDARVRAQADKWMDWTSTSFAGVFRTVFWGVLRTPAEQQDWVAINAAIKASGELLAIADRALAEKPYLSGDEIGMGDIPLGSFIYAWFEMPIERPPLPHLSAWYERLKQRPAYRNAVMTALT
- a CDS encoding acyl-CoA dehydrogenase — translated: MLLLWILVLIVGLAYMAHRRIAPLTIIAVTAVYLLAMGVIGHVPGWLLAILWLLLAAPTALLLLPELRRKLFTAPLFSWFQKTLPPMSQTERDAIDAGTVWWDGQLFSGRPDWNQLLAYPKVHLTEEEQAFIDGPTEELCAMVSDWEIGQAMDLPPQAWAHIKEHGFFALIIPKAYGGKGFSAYAHSQVAMKLATRSGDLASTVMVPNSLGPAELLLHYGTDEQRDHYLPRLARGDDIPCFALTGPLAGSDAGAMPDTGIICKGQWQGEEVLGLRLNWEKRYITLGPVATLLGLAFKAHDPDHLLGDNEDLGISLALIPTDTPGVEIGRRHLPLGAAFMNGPNSGKDVFIPLDYLIGGQEMLGKGWMMLMNCLSVGRSISLPAVGTGAAKFTSLVTGQYAQVREQFNVPLAAFEGIQEALARIGGNAWLMDSARMLTANAVDLGEKPSVLSAILKYHLTERGRECISHAMDVHGGKGIIMGPNNYLGRNWQGAPIFITVEGANILSRNLMIFGQGAIRCHPFVLKEMALASREDKDQALIEFDDLLLKHIGFAISNMASTFVLNLGLGRFEHAPGNALSQGYFRALNRQAAAFALLADLSMMLLGGELKRRERLSARLGDVLSHMYLASAALKRYHDLDSPAHLDPLFKWAMEESLGQAERALDELLKNFPNRALGCLLRVVVFPFGRRHTGPSDRLDAEVAAVLGRAKGDPTLEAVLAGCYRPQSADDAVGALQQACDLLAEARPLHKKLHEALKSGQVKPAAGEPAIEAALQAGVLQPAEAQTLRAAEAARRKVIDVDDFSKEELSHTDGKIR
- a CDS encoding PA2817 family protein; its protein translation is MATNDLNHNLVLLDILRSILVAVGDAEQIPEESHALFLERFDDMRSSLPVDPINSQYLGQDIMCQVIERYPQIAHLVPRDLLWYFGGACFNFLSDEELDMYQALEERRHEAELNDEPFDWNQEKQLMALPTTQDSPQH